A stretch of the Chlamydia pecorum E58 genome encodes the following:
- a CDS encoding polymorphic outer membrane protein middle domain-containing protein — translation MHKALPCCWLFLSSSLLAISPLEIPIDRQNLPSLYALWEAPEGTTFALQDHLVLSHLDSSQSPHPLSCFTNTQGPLSFLGNSYSGHFHYLNASSQGLVIHQTSLSPVTFSSFDTLSFTHCWISKTPSSSSLIYSEGPVHFVNNCYLKFLQTCSLGSGAAIYAPNLSIQNTLGSLNFENNTTQNHGGALAILSSGEISENFSPLLFSQNSAENHGGAIYLEGPFEISNNASSVILSQNKAQSGGAIYTLGELTLSGNTYLSLQGNTASSTSSKEGCGGGIYTPSKLTLSKNHYSSFSRNLADSYGGAICAHQLTIASTGPTIFIDNHASKGSAIAIQPSGELQLSADFGDILFQGNTSSQTGIHNAIHLASQAKLSKLQARKHSTICFFDPITSEAPRQTSPLPTLTLNPQTPQEAYIGTLLFSGEKLLPKERALPENLTSTLHHKVVLAGGTLSLKKEAQLHVSSFSQAQESLLIMEIGTSLATTNLHNPQEGISIQALAIPLSSLDGSRSAHVNVTTPQGKLQLSGNLKFLNTSEENFYETHDLLNHPKVTFPLLKIPSSSERTKFHLDPQGDTSSPYGYQGTWKLFWEDSETQTSLKAIWEKTGYLPHPERQASLVPNTLWGIAMDLRAVQDHIHTLDVGASQTLMGLWGASFSNLFYTQIPGNTYHHNSWGHLSGLHLHYEGNMIGGLVAQIFSKSHDNFINSCKATTHIHAAYGKISSPWIHITASFGYAEGSQALKTAYKTFTSKGSASWGNLCRSGELSAALPWMFSETRLFSSMRPFIKLQAFESKQNAFEEKDNPEARHFEESSIRHVSLPIGITCEKRSKHYPTLYKLEVAYSQDLYHEAVTGATMLAINQASWLTPSVALGEHAWIFLASGYKGVNRHVGISANFSGELRKNSRMFNFSCGSKLLF, via the coding sequence ATGCATAAAGCTCTACCGTGTTGTTGGTTATTTCTGAGTTCTTCTCTGCTGGCGATATCTCCCTTAGAAATCCCTATAGATAGGCAGAATCTTCCCTCACTGTATGCCCTGTGGGAAGCTCCCGAAGGCACAACATTCGCACTTCAAGATCATCTTGTTCTCTCCCATTTAGATAGCTCACAATCTCCTCATCCTCTGAGCTGCTTTACCAATACCCAAGGGCCTCTAAGCTTTTTAGGAAACTCCTATTCAGGACATTTCCATTATCTAAATGCATCCTCGCAAGGGCTTGTTATCCATCAAACCTCCCTCTCTCCCGTGACTTTTTCCTCTTTTGATACCCTATCCTTTACTCACTGTTGGATCTCCAAAACCCCTAGCTCCTCATCTTTGATCTACTCTGAGGGCCCTGTACACTTTGTTAACAACTGCTATCTAAAGTTTCTACAAACATGCTCTTTAGGCTCAGGAGCAGCGATTTATGCTCCTAACCTCTCCATACAAAATACCTTAGGCTCTCTAAACTTCGAGAACAACACGACACAAAATCACGGAGGAGCTCTGGCGATTCTCTCCTCAGGAGAGATCTCCGAAAATTTCTCTCCTCTTCTTTTTTCCCAGAATTCTGCAGAAAATCATGGGGGAGCCATCTACCTTGAAGGGCCCTTTGAAATCTCAAATAACGCCTCTAGTGTGATCCTCTCTCAAAACAAAGCACAAAGTGGAGGAGCCATCTACACCCTTGGGGAGCTCACACTCTCAGGAAATACCTATCTTTCCCTACAAGGAAACACCGCCTCCTCAACATCCTCCAAAGAAGGCTGCGGAGGAGGGATCTATACCCCTTCAAAACTTACCCTATCTAAAAATCACTATAGCAGCTTCTCTAGGAATCTCGCAGATTCCTATGGTGGGGCAATATGTGCTCATCAGCTGACGATCGCTTCTACAGGACCTACAATATTTATAGACAATCACGCCTCCAAGGGAAGCGCGATTGCAATACAACCCTCGGGAGAACTTCAGCTCTCTGCAGATTTTGGAGATATACTCTTTCAAGGAAACACTTCATCTCAAACGGGGATCCATAATGCTATACATCTTGCTTCCCAAGCGAAGCTCTCCAAATTACAGGCAAGAAAGCACTCTACGATCTGTTTTTTTGATCCTATTACAAGTGAAGCCCCACGACAAACCTCACCTCTACCTACACTTACTCTCAATCCCCAAACGCCACAAGAAGCTTATATAGGAACGCTTCTCTTTTCAGGAGAAAAACTCCTTCCTAAGGAGCGTGCTCTCCCTGAAAATCTCACCTCTACTCTCCATCATAAAGTGGTTCTCGCAGGGGGGACCCTCTCCTTAAAAAAGGAAGCCCAACTCCATGTCTCTTCTTTTTCCCAAGCTCAAGAGTCATTGTTGATCATGGAGATCGGCACCTCACTCGCAACAACAAACCTCCATAATCCCCAAGAAGGAATTTCTATACAGGCACTTGCGATTCCCCTAAGCTCTCTTGATGGCTCACGCTCTGCACATGTAAATGTCACTACCCCCCAAGGAAAACTCCAGCTCTCGGGAAATCTTAAGTTTCTCAATACCTCCGAGGAAAATTTTTATGAAACCCACGACCTCCTAAACCACCCCAAGGTAACCTTTCCTCTTCTCAAGATCCCTTCCTCTAGCGAAAGGACAAAGTTCCACCTCGACCCTCAGGGAGACACTTCCTCTCCCTATGGATATCAGGGAACCTGGAAGCTCTTTTGGGAAGATTCTGAAACACAGACTTCTCTAAAAGCTATTTGGGAAAAGACAGGGTATCTTCCCCATCCGGAACGGCAAGCTTCCCTTGTTCCTAATACCCTATGGGGAATAGCCATGGACCTACGTGCAGTTCAAGATCATATCCATACATTAGATGTGGGAGCTTCACAAACCCTAATGGGATTATGGGGGGCCTCCTTCTCGAATCTCTTCTATACCCAGATTCCTGGAAACACCTACCATCATAATAGCTGGGGACATCTCTCGGGATTACATCTACATTACGAAGGGAACATGATCGGAGGCCTTGTTGCTCAGATCTTTAGCAAAAGCCATGACAACTTCATAAACTCCTGTAAAGCCACTACCCATATCCATGCTGCCTATGGGAAGATCTCCTCTCCATGGATCCACATTACCGCAAGCTTCGGCTATGCGGAAGGCTCCCAAGCCTTAAAAACCGCTTACAAAACCTTTACCTCTAAAGGCTCTGCCTCCTGGGGAAACCTCTGCAGATCTGGAGAACTTTCTGCAGCACTTCCGTGGATGTTTTCTGAAACACGACTTTTCAGCTCTATGCGGCCCTTTATCAAGCTCCAAGCATTTGAATCCAAACAAAATGCCTTTGAAGAAAAAGACAACCCAGAAGCCCGCCATTTTGAAGAGAGCTCGATAAGGCATGTCTCCTTACCCATAGGCATCACTTGCGAGAAGCGCTCCAAACACTACCCAACCCTCTACAAACTTGAAGTCGCCTATTCTCAAGATCTCTACCATGAAGCGGTTACAGGAGCCACAATGCTAGCGATCAACCAAGCTTCTTGGCTCACCCCTAGTGTGGCTCTTGGAGAACACGCTTGGATCTTTCTTGCCTCTGGATATAAAGGAGTGAACCGCCACGTGGGGATCTCAGCAAACTTCTCAGGAGAACTCCGTAAAAACTCCCGAATGTTTAACTTCAGCTGCGGAAGCAAACTCCTCTTTTAA
- a CDS encoding polymorphic outer membrane protein middle domain-containing protein has product MRRFRFSCITCLLSSYSLSASVIYLSELDSYSPNQNLHLLSPRISKDSGGTSYVFSNSVEISHALFPLDKTANCFTNTEGNLAFIGNQHALIFDHVQSNAIGATISHQALGHSVTLSGFSMVSFIQAPSSTTSGTGQGALYSLGPVLIQNNHNLLFCNNTSTGNGGAIYCPFLLGSKEAVPSVSFSGNEILTFSHNSTSQGNGGAIYAHHLTISSGLSTLFKNNHAHSDTHPGGGAIAIAAGGTLALSADYGNIIFEGNTVSSQPNKRMRNAIHLHHGARITQLRATEGNHISFYDPLIQIGNPTEELVLNAPEGSHKYRGTLRFSGAQFSNKEKTLEDLTSIFTQDVRLASGTLSLEDDAVVNMRSFTQEQDSCVRMDKNTILQCDKDISLANLCLHLTNTPPQQAASIISQGGRLSLQNPIMLSTPHHSFYEHPDLQHSFTVDILELKAKESENIQVSKIEALPIGKPESHYGYQGNWNIQWKDTQDPKGEAAIKKASITWEPTGYVLHPERKGTLVPTSAWDVAMDMRAVFSLIESSVENPFSSLGVWSSGIVNYFEHNDGDKESHRYESLGGVLGLNCRLFSSHLLGISGGQIFGKSQDFSVSQNLSVTQFGSVYAQVTDEATLATLCSAKVSFSRTSHTLKTHYTFTDSQESPWLSTCWSGEFATGVPITGGHPRSPCRITPFIKLQGVFYDQQAFEESGEEARSFDDMRLMSLWIPTGIKFERHGYKARNSMNFSLAYVPNVFRKHSHGEISLLSNGISWKAEMLDLEPQAVLVQFTNHYVLFHRVELFGNATCELGHNAQKYHGSVSMKILF; this is encoded by the coding sequence ATGCGCAGATTTCGTTTCTCATGTATTACCTGTCTCCTATCTTCCTACAGCCTTTCCGCTAGTGTGATCTACTTATCAGAACTGGACAGCTACAGCCCTAACCAAAACCTTCATCTTTTATCTCCGAGGATCTCTAAGGATTCCGGAGGGACCTCATACGTGTTCTCAAACAGTGTCGAGATTTCCCATGCCCTTTTCCCTCTAGATAAAACCGCAAATTGCTTTACCAATACGGAGGGAAATCTTGCCTTTATTGGAAATCAACACGCATTAATTTTTGACCATGTCCAATCAAACGCTATAGGAGCAACGATCAGCCACCAAGCCTTAGGTCATAGCGTCACACTCTCAGGCTTTTCCATGGTGTCCTTCATTCAAGCGCCCTCCTCCACAACCTCAGGAACAGGACAAGGGGCTCTCTATAGCTTAGGGCCTGTGCTTATCCAAAATAACCATAACCTTCTCTTTTGCAACAACACCTCAACAGGAAACGGCGGGGCGATTTACTGTCCGTTCCTTTTAGGCTCTAAGGAAGCTGTTCCCTCTGTTAGCTTTTCTGGAAATGAGATACTGACCTTTTCTCACAACAGTACCTCCCAAGGCAATGGCGGCGCGATTTACGCCCATCATCTGACGATTTCTTCAGGGCTATCCACACTCTTTAAAAATAACCATGCCCATAGTGATACCCATCCTGGAGGAGGAGCAATCGCCATTGCCGCTGGAGGAACGTTAGCGTTATCTGCAGATTATGGGAATATTATCTTTGAAGGAAACACTGTCTCCTCACAACCTAATAAACGCATGCGCAATGCGATCCATCTTCATCATGGAGCACGCATCACACAATTGCGCGCTACAGAAGGAAATCATATTTCTTTCTATGATCCCCTTATCCAAATTGGAAACCCTACGGAAGAGCTTGTCTTGAATGCTCCTGAGGGTTCACATAAGTATCGAGGAACACTACGTTTTTCTGGGGCTCAGTTCTCCAACAAAGAGAAAACTCTTGAAGATCTCACCTCTATTTTCACACAAGATGTCCGTTTAGCCTCAGGAACGTTATCTTTAGAAGATGATGCTGTAGTAAATATGCGCTCATTTACTCAAGAGCAAGATTCCTGTGTGCGTATGGATAAAAACACCATTTTACAATGTGATAAGGATATCTCCCTTGCGAATCTCTGTTTACACCTTACCAACACCCCTCCCCAACAAGCAGCAAGCATCATCTCCCAAGGGGGAAGGCTCTCTTTACAGAACCCTATCATGTTAAGTACTCCCCATCATAGCTTTTATGAGCATCCTGATTTACAACATAGCTTTACCGTAGATATCTTAGAACTCAAAGCAAAAGAGTCTGAAAATATTCAGGTTTCAAAAATAGAGGCTCTTCCTATAGGGAAGCCGGAATCCCATTACGGCTATCAGGGAAATTGGAATATCCAATGGAAGGATACCCAAGATCCTAAGGGAGAAGCTGCCATAAAAAAAGCTTCAATTACTTGGGAACCCACAGGCTATGTTTTACATCCCGAGCGTAAGGGAACGTTAGTGCCGACGAGTGCTTGGGATGTAGCCATGGACATGCGTGCTGTTTTTTCCCTCATAGAGTCTAGTGTTGAAAATCCTTTTTCCTCCTTAGGAGTCTGGTCTTCAGGAATTGTCAATTACTTTGAGCACAACGATGGGGATAAAGAAAGCCATAGATACGAAAGCCTCGGCGGGGTTTTAGGATTGAACTGCCGGCTGTTTTCCTCCCACCTCTTAGGGATTTCTGGAGGGCAGATCTTTGGAAAATCTCAGGATTTTTCTGTATCTCAAAATCTCTCTGTAACGCAATTTGGCTCTGTATATGCACAAGTTACAGATGAGGCGACATTAGCAACACTATGTTCTGCAAAAGTTAGCTTCAGCAGAACTTCTCATACCCTAAAAACCCACTACACCTTTACGGATTCCCAGGAAAGTCCCTGGTTGAGTACGTGTTGGTCTGGAGAGTTCGCTACAGGAGTCCCCATTACTGGAGGACATCCAAGATCCCCATGTAGAATTACTCCCTTTATCAAGCTTCAAGGAGTGTTCTATGACCAGCAGGCATTCGAAGAATCTGGAGAGGAAGCACGAAGTTTCGATGATATGCGTCTGATGAGCCTGTGGATCCCTACAGGGATAAAGTTCGAAAGACACGGATACAAAGCAAGAAACTCTATGAATTTCTCTTTAGCGTATGTTCCCAATGTCTTTCGTAAGCACTCCCATGGGGAAATTTCCCTCCTTTCCAACGGGATTTCCTGGAAAGCAGAAATGTTAGACCTAGAGCCTCAAGCTGTTCTTGTGCAATTTACAAACCACTATGTTCTCTTCCATCGCGTGGAGCTTTTCGGAAACGCCACCTGTGAATTAGGACATAACGCACAGAAATACCACGGCAGCGTCAGCATGAAAATTCTCTTCTAA